A single Methylobacterium sp. 17Sr1-1 DNA region contains:
- a CDS encoding YggS family pyridoxal phosphate-dependent enzyme, which yields MIDPQTVTSNLAEVREAVARATEDSERDPATIALIAVSKTVPADGIRPALEAGQRLFGENYVQEAKAKWPALREAFPDVELHLIGPLQSNKAREAVEVFDVIHTLDRTSLAAALAKEIQRSGRHPRLLVQVNTGEEPQKGGVAPGAVDAFLAECRETHGLTVSGLMCIPPAEDPPSAHFGLLAAITRRHALPVLSMGMSADYPAAIQMGATHVRVGSAIFGARQPRG from the coding sequence ATGATCGACCCGCAGACCGTCACGTCGAATCTGGCCGAGGTGCGGGAGGCCGTCGCTCGGGCCACCGAGGACAGCGAGCGCGATCCGGCAACCATCGCGCTGATCGCGGTCTCGAAGACGGTTCCCGCGGACGGGATCCGCCCGGCGCTGGAGGCGGGCCAGCGCCTGTTCGGCGAGAACTACGTGCAGGAGGCCAAGGCGAAGTGGCCCGCCTTGCGCGAGGCGTTTCCGGACGTCGAGCTGCACCTGATCGGCCCGCTGCAATCCAACAAGGCGCGCGAGGCGGTGGAGGTGTTCGACGTGATCCACACCCTCGATCGCACGTCGCTCGCGGCCGCTCTGGCGAAGGAGATCCAGCGCAGCGGCCGGCACCCGCGCCTGCTGGTCCAGGTCAATACCGGCGAGGAGCCGCAGAAGGGCGGCGTGGCGCCGGGCGCGGTCGACGCTTTCCTGGCCGAGTGCCGCGAGACGCACGGCCTCACGGTCTCGGGGCTGATGTGCATCCCGCCGGCGGAGGATCCGCCCTCGGCGCATTTCGGCCTGCTGGCGGCGATCACCCGCCGCCACGCCCTACCGGTCCTGTCGATGGGGATGAGCGCCGACTACCCGGCGGCGATCCAGATGGGCGCGACCCATGTGCGGGTCGGCAGCGCGATCTTCGGGGCGCGCCAGCCGAGGGGCTGA
- a CDS encoding L,D-transpeptidase family protein: protein MKRITLPHLRVRPNPLDRRRGTLIAGPVLIPCALGKGGQTRTKREGDGASPRGTFRLRGGFYRPDRLGVRPATPLPLRRIRPQDGWCDEPRDRRYNRPIPLPAPGISAEKMWRDDGLYDLVIDLDYNRGPIRPGRGSAIFLHVARPGFRPTEGCVALRRPDLVRLLRRLGPGTRITI, encoded by the coding sequence ATGAAGCGCATCACTCTCCCGCACCTGCGGGTCCGCCCGAACCCCCTCGACCGGCGCCGCGGCACGCTGATCGCCGGCCCGGTCCTGATTCCCTGCGCCCTCGGCAAGGGCGGCCAGACGCGGACCAAGCGCGAGGGCGACGGCGCCTCGCCCCGCGGGACGTTCCGCCTGCGCGGCGGCTTCTACCGGCCGGATCGGCTCGGCGTACGGCCCGCGACCCCCCTTCCCCTGCGCCGCATCCGCCCGCAGGACGGCTGGTGCGACGAGCCCCGCGACCGGCGCTACAACCGCCCGATCCCCCTGCCCGCCCCCGGAATCAGCGCGGAGAAGATGTGGCGCGACGACGGGCTCTACGACCTCGTCATCGACCTCGACTACAACCGTGGCCCGATCCGCCCGGGCCGCGGCAGCGCCATCTTCCTGCACGTCGCCCGCCCCGGGTTCCGGCCGACCGAGGGCTGCGTGGCTTTGCGCCGCCCCGACCTCGTCCGGCTCCTGCGCCGCCTCGGGCCCGGTACAAGGATCACCATCTAG